Proteins encoded within one genomic window of Macaca fascicularis isolate 582-1 chromosome 16, T2T-MFA8v1.1:
- the TMEM235 gene encoding transmembrane protein 235 isoform X1: MARLRVLLLAAALGELLSFALLAAAVDSDYWYILEVTDAGNGSAGPGRAELLSSHSGLWRVCEGQNNCIPLVDPFASESLDVSTSVQHLVCSSERGWILWALQTPGSPFRTRFFQMACCLPDWHLPPVLHRAVMVVLPLSLVLLVCGWICGLLSSLAQSAPLLLFTGCYFLLGGVLTLAGVSIYISYSHLAFAETARQYGPQHVQGVRVSFGWSMALAWGSCASEAFSGALLLSAARTLSLSPPLCSHLSPQQVGGR; the protein is encoded by the exons ATGGCCCGGCTGCGTGTGCTGCTCCTGGCCGCCGCCCTCGGTGAGCTGCTCAGCTTCGCGCTCCTGGCCGCCGCGGTCGACAGCGACTACTGGTACATCCTGGAGGTGACGGACGCCGGCAATGGCAGCGCCGGGCCCGGGCGCGCAGAGCTGCTCTCCTCGCACTCGGGGCTCTGGCGCGTCTGCGAAG GGCAGAACAACTGCATCCCGCTGGTCGACCCTTTCGCCAGTGAGAGCCTGGACGTCTCCACCTCGGTGCAGCACCTCGTCT GCAGCTCTGAGCGTGGCTGGATCCTGTGGGCGCTGCAGACTCCTGGCTCCCCATTTAGGACTCGGTTCTTCCAGATGGCCTGCTGTCTACCTGACTGGCACCTTCCCCCTG TGCTGCACCGCGCAGTCATGGTGGTCCTGCCCCTGAGCCTGGTCCTTCTCGTATGCGGCTGGATCTGCGGCCTGCTCAGCTCCCTGGCCCAGAGCGCACCTCTGCTGCTCTTCACCGGCTGCTACTTCCTGCTGGGGG GTGTCCTGACCCTGGCGGGGGTCAGCATCTACATCAGCTACTCGCACCTGGCCTTCGCGGAGACGGCGCGGCAGTACGGCCCACAGCACGTGCAGGGCGTCCGCGTCAGCTTCGGCTGGTCCATGGCCCTGGCCTGGGGCTCCTGTGCCTCAGAGGCATTCAGCGGAGCCCTCCTGCTCTCGGCAGCCCGGACCCTCAGCCTGAGCCCCCCACTGTGTAGTCATCTGAGCCCCCAgcaggtgggagggaggtga
- the TMEM235 gene encoding transmembrane protein 235 isoform X3 — MARLRVLLLAAALGELLSFALLAAAVDSDYWYILEVTDAGNGSAGPGRAELLSSHSGLWRVCEGQNNCIPLVDPFASESLDVSTSVQHLVSLLPLPLHLQEDVSTQTCPSAVLLCLTTVLHRAVMVVLPLSLVLLVCGWICGLLSSLAQSAPLLLFTGCYFLLGAQAETVTCNYPSADMAPALTTCRVLARCSSEAPQLGKPAALALITGHMRATLKSRSPLDDEIRKNPNDRTLEPICVLTLAGVSIYISYSHLAFAETARQYGPQHVQGVRVSFGWSMALAWGSCASEAFSGALLLSAARTLSLSPPLCSHLSPQQVGGR; from the exons ATGGCCCGGCTGCGTGTGCTGCTCCTGGCCGCCGCCCTCGGTGAGCTGCTCAGCTTCGCGCTCCTGGCCGCCGCGGTCGACAGCGACTACTGGTACATCCTGGAGGTGACGGACGCCGGCAATGGCAGCGCCGGGCCCGGGCGCGCAGAGCTGCTCTCCTCGCACTCGGGGCTCTGGCGCGTCTGCGAAG GGCAGAACAACTGCATCCCGCTGGTCGACCCTTTCGCCAGTGAGAGCCTGGACGTCTCCACCTCGGTGCAGCACCTCGTCT CACTGCTTCCACTGCCCCTGCATCTCCAAGAGGACGTTTCCACGCAGACCTGTCCCAGTGCTGTGCTACTGTGCCTAACCACAG TGCTGCACCGCGCAGTCATGGTGGTCCTGCCCCTGAGCCTGGTCCTTCTCGTATGCGGCTGGATCTGCGGCCTGCTCAGCTCCCTGGCCCAGAGCGCACCTCTGCTGCTCTTCACCGGCTGCTACTTCCTGCTGGGGG CACAAGCTGAGACTGTAACCTGTAACTACCCATCCGCTGACATGGCTCCAGCTCTGACTACATGCCGAGTGCTGGCCAGGTGCTCCTCCGAAGCTCCTCA ATTGGGGAAGCCAGCAGCCCTGGCATTGATCACAGGCCACATGAGAGCAACATTGAAGTCAAGGTCTCCTCTAGACGATGAAATCAGGAAGAATCCGAATGACCGGACCCTGGAGCCCATCT GTGTCCTGACCCTGGCGGGGGTCAGCATCTACATCAGCTACTCGCACCTGGCCTTCGCGGAGACGGCGCGGCAGTACGGCCCACAGCACGTGCAGGGCGTCCGCGTCAGCTTCGGCTGGTCCATGGCCCTGGCCTGGGGCTCCTGTGCCTCAGAGGCATTCAGCGGAGCCCTCCTGCTCTCGGCAGCCCGGACCCTCAGCCTGAGCCCCCCACTGTGTAGTCATCTGAGCCCCCAgcaggtgggagggaggtga
- the TMEM235 gene encoding transmembrane protein 235 isoform X2, translating to MARLRVLLLAAALGELLSFALLAAAVDSDYWYILEVTDAGNGSAGPGRAELLSSHSGLWRVCEGQNNCIPLVDPFASESLDVSTSVQHLVLLHRAVMVVLPLSLVLLVCGWICGLLSSLAQSAPLLLFTGCYFLLGGVLTLAGVSIYISYSHLAFAETARQYGPQHVQGVRVSFGWSMALAWGSCASEAFSGALLLSAARTLSLSPPLCSHLSPQQVGGR from the exons ATGGCCCGGCTGCGTGTGCTGCTCCTGGCCGCCGCCCTCGGTGAGCTGCTCAGCTTCGCGCTCCTGGCCGCCGCGGTCGACAGCGACTACTGGTACATCCTGGAGGTGACGGACGCCGGCAATGGCAGCGCCGGGCCCGGGCGCGCAGAGCTGCTCTCCTCGCACTCGGGGCTCTGGCGCGTCTGCGAAG GGCAGAACAACTGCATCCCGCTGGTCGACCCTTTCGCCAGTGAGAGCCTGGACGTCTCCACCTCGGTGCAGCACCTCGTCT TGCTGCACCGCGCAGTCATGGTGGTCCTGCCCCTGAGCCTGGTCCTTCTCGTATGCGGCTGGATCTGCGGCCTGCTCAGCTCCCTGGCCCAGAGCGCACCTCTGCTGCTCTTCACCGGCTGCTACTTCCTGCTGGGGG GTGTCCTGACCCTGGCGGGGGTCAGCATCTACATCAGCTACTCGCACCTGGCCTTCGCGGAGACGGCGCGGCAGTACGGCCCACAGCACGTGCAGGGCGTCCGCGTCAGCTTCGGCTGGTCCATGGCCCTGGCCTGGGGCTCCTGTGCCTCAGAGGCATTCAGCGGAGCCCTCCTGCTCTCGGCAGCCCGGACCCTCAGCCTGAGCCCCCCACTGTGTAGTCATCTGAGCCCCCAgcaggtgggagggaggtga